CTCTTTGGGCCTTAGACTTTGTGGTTGGTAATGAAAACAGCCAAGGCACCCATTCTCAAGTGCAATTTTGATATCTTCACTGGAAAGAACAAGCAAGCATCAGGCTAAACCACTGTTTGCAATTTCATGAAATAGGCACTGGAATGAGATTATAACAATCTAGCAGCAACTTGGTACCATTTCTAGAATGGCCCACTGATATCAGAAATGAAAATGAGATGGCACACAGTTTAAGAAAGATGAATGGGGCTGATGAAAGGAATGTGACACTTTGAACAGGGCTGGTCACAAAGACATCAAGTTATTACTGTCCAAATAATTTTATCTGTGAGATATCCATTGATAAGAAGCCAAGCAAATAGACTTCTACCATTGTCACCTGCCTCACTCCTTACTAAAGTACCATCTATATTCAGCACTGATGAGTCAGATACTCATCTGGTTTCAATATCTAGTTCTTTCAAAAAGTTACCCCCAATTGACGACGAGTTTTTTGCCACTTTAGCTTCACAGGATCCAAGATGAATATAATTGAGAGCTAATTATTAGAGAAAGATTCCCTGACATTTTAATTAATTGTGTTTCCCCCTGCCCTGAAATACATCAGTTACTTCATTAAGATGTAGCTCagttatcttttaaaagaactgaAGGATTTTTTTGGAACCAGTCCTTTCAATAATCCAAAAGTCAAACCTTCACAGTTTCCATGATGGAGGTTTTGATGGCTTCTTCAAGGTGCTGACTGTCAGGGAAAGGGGTAGGGGGCTCTGGGAATGAGTCTGCTGTGATTGGTTCAGCTAGACCAATGAGAGACTCCAGGAAACAACTACCAGGGTCAGTAGCCTGAGAGAAACTGGGAAACCCAGGGAACTGAAATTGGAGTGTTGGACAATTATCTACGCTTTCGTAGTCTTTCTGTGGGTTATGAAATGATCCATAGTTGAATTCTGAAAATGACTGGAAAAACTCGAAAGAGTCAGTTGACAGGCTGAGGTCAGTGTAGCTTTTTGAGGCTGGTTCTGGGCAGTGAGAAGGGGTATAGACATGGTTGTTGCTTTGCATTGGAGCTGTATCACCCAGGAGGAAATTCCCCTCTTGATTAGCATTCTCATCCAAACTGGACAAGTGATTAGTGTAAAACTCAGCACTGAACTTGAAGCTTTCCATGCCATTGTGTTGGTCACCAGTCTCACAGAAAAAGTCAGAAGGGCTGAAGTATGGAAATCCATCCCTGTTGTCAGCACCGTTACCACACTCCGTGTCAGAATCGTTGAAGTGGAGTATCCGAGCTAGTCCATCATCATCTATGTCTGCAGTCTGATGAGACTGTGGTCCATTATCCAAGAAATGATCAGTGGCTCCCTCATCTGCCTCCTCGCTGTAATTCGATGAAGTGGAATCAGTCATGTCACTGCTGCAGCTGTTTTCCTCgctatcatcagactcctcactgTACTGAAAAGCTGGAGTTACGGAGGCACTTCTATCCTGGAACATGTTTTTGTCTGTTGAGTAACCGTAATGTTGAGAATTTTCCAAAACCGACATCTCGGATTCTCCATTCTTATTCACACTGTTTACTTGCTGCGTCTCCAAGTCCAGCTTCATGATGGTGTGGATGAAGTGCGTCTGTACTCTAGCAGAGTTGAACTCTATCCTACCCATTGTATTACCACAACCATCCTTCGTACATCCACAGGGAAAGGACACGCGATCCATCTgttataacaaaaaaaagtacacaGTTTAATTATTTACAAGCATCTCCTGACATTAAAACAAGGTGGCAATTCAAGCCCTTGAGCTTCTGCCAACATTTTGAGATCATGACCGATCTAAACCCAATAGGTTCCACCTCAATTCATGTTAAACAAGAATACAAATGGATCTATCAAATTCTATACAAGCAATTAAGAGTACAAATATTGGCCTTTCGTACAAAACAGGGGAATCTTGTTACAACTTTGGTGAAAACATACTTGGAACATTGCATTAGTTGTCTTATGTCAAGAATAGTAGAGGTGAAGAAATGATTTGCTAGGTTGTATGTTAGGAAAGACAGGGATAGATTGAAACTATACACCCTGGTTTGATGAAA
Above is a genomic segment from Narcine bancroftii isolate sNarBan1 chromosome 2, sNarBan1.hap1, whole genome shotgun sequence containing:
- the csrnp1b gene encoding cysteine/serine-rich nuclear protein 1b, whose product is MSGVLKRKFEEVEGDPCYSSSSPSSTSSLSSSSAASCSLSSSWDSDDDNCCETWASRRTAAFPSSSFTPVPILKRAKRTRKNHVQFDRVVVYYFARCQGFTSVPSQGGCTLGMANKHSSCRQYTLAEFAHEQEQIRSEKIKEILKEQKLNSLRLQLTRNGTADSEEADRLTIEDISDDDIDIGEVELDSSFFPQPHPAKKRHAMLKAAGVKKIDREEKRELNAIRMSREDCGCDCKGFCEPETCSCSLAGIKCQMDRVSFPCGCTKDGCGNTMGRIEFNSARVQTHFIHTIMKLDLETQQVNSVNKNGESEMSVLENSQHYGYSTDKNMFQDRSASVTPAFQYSEESDDSEENSCSSDMTDSTSSNYSEEADEGATDHFLDNGPQSHQTADIDDDGLARILHFNDSDTECGNGADNRDGFPYFSPSDFFCETGDQHNGMESFKFSAEFYTNHLSSLDENANQEGNFLLGDTAPMQSNNHVYTPSHCPEPASKSYTDLSLSTDSFEFFQSFSEFNYGSFHNPQKDYESVDNCPTLQFQFPGFPSFSQATDPGSCFLESLIGLAEPITADSFPEPPTPFPDSQHLEEAIKTSIMETVKV